A genomic stretch from Amycolatopsis sp. 195334CR includes:
- a CDS encoding response regulator transcription factor: MSTNNPVKLLVVDDEPHIADLVATVAKYEGWQAVTAGSGEAALREASAFHPDIVVLDIMLPDLNGFTVLDRLRESGTMVPVVFLTAKDGTADRIAGLTRGGDDYLVKPFSVEELMARLRAVLRRSTGPAWQHSVLRVADLSLDEDTREVRRGDRLVTLTPTEYELLRYLMRRSPGVLTKAQILDHVWEYDFGGKSNVVELVISHLRRKLDTEAEPLIHTVRGVGYVVRQAAR, from the coding sequence GTGAGCACGAACAACCCGGTGAAGCTGCTGGTCGTCGACGACGAGCCGCACATCGCCGACCTGGTGGCGACGGTGGCGAAGTACGAGGGCTGGCAGGCGGTCACCGCGGGCAGCGGTGAGGCCGCGCTGCGCGAGGCCTCGGCCTTCCACCCCGACATCGTGGTGCTGGACATCATGCTGCCCGATCTCAACGGCTTCACCGTGCTGGACCGGCTGCGCGAATCCGGCACGATGGTGCCGGTGGTCTTCCTGACCGCCAAGGACGGCACCGCCGACCGCATCGCCGGGCTGACCAGGGGCGGGGACGACTACCTGGTCAAACCGTTCTCGGTGGAGGAGCTGATGGCCCGGCTGCGCGCGGTCCTGCGGCGCAGCACCGGCCCGGCCTGGCAGCACTCGGTGCTGCGGGTGGCCGACCTGAGCCTGGACGAGGACACCCGCGAGGTCCGCCGCGGCGACCGGCTGGTCACGCTCACCCCCACCGAGTACGAGTTGCTGCGCTACCTGATGCGCCGCTCCCCCGGCGTGCTGACCAAGGCGCAGATCCTGGACCACGTCTGGGAGTACGACTTCGGCGGCAAGTCCAATGTGGTCGAACTGGTCATCTCGCACCTGCGGCGCAAGCTCGACACCGAGGCCGAACCGCTGATCCACACCGTGCGCGGGGTGGGGTACGTGGTCCGCCAGGCGGCGAGGTGA